In Lactococcus paracarnosus, a genomic segment contains:
- the gtfA gene encoding sucrose phosphorylase, with translation MPIQNKVMLITYADSLGKNLKELQTVLADDLKGAIGGVHLLPFFPSTGDRGFAPQDYRHVDSAFGDWEDIEAIGEHYYLMFDFMINHLSRQSPEFIDFKEKKDASEFANLFLRNKNFWPENRPTQADIDLIYKRKDKAPFQAVTFADGTHELVWNTFGEEQIDLDVTQAVTRQFIKATLTQLIDHGCDIVRLDAFAYAIKKLDTNDFFVEPEIWDLLNDIREITMAKGCEILPEIHEHYSIQHKIASHDFYIYDFTLPMVGLYTLYSGKTNQLAKWLKMSPMKQFTTLDTHDGIGVVDAADILTQAETDYTSEELYKVGANVKKIFSSEAYNNLDIYQINSTYYSALGDNDAAYLLARAIQVFAPGIPQVYYVGLLAGKNDLELLEASKEGRNINRHYYDLPEIKTELQRPVVQKLLALLTFRNTAAAFDLEGSIEVETPSEHEIIIRRFDAQKENCAVLTANAKTYDFEIRLNGEKVSGL, from the coding sequence ATGCCAATTCAAAATAAGGTGATGCTGATTACCTATGCGGACAGTTTAGGTAAAAATTTGAAAGAGCTACAAACTGTTCTTGCTGATGATTTAAAAGGGGCGATTGGTGGTGTACATTTGTTACCCTTCTTTCCATCAACAGGAGACCGAGGGTTTGCGCCGCAAGATTATCGTCATGTTGACAGTGCATTTGGTGATTGGGAGGATATCGAGGCCATTGGTGAACATTACTATCTGATGTTTGACTTCATGATTAACCATCTATCTCGTCAAAGTCCTGAGTTTATTGATTTCAAAGAGAAGAAAGATGCATCAGAATTCGCGAACTTATTTCTTCGAAATAAAAACTTTTGGCCAGAGAATCGGCCGACGCAGGCAGATATAGATCTGATCTATAAGCGTAAGGATAAGGCACCATTTCAAGCCGTAACCTTTGCTGATGGGACACATGAACTTGTTTGGAATACCTTTGGTGAAGAACAGATAGATCTTGATGTGACTCAAGCCGTTACAAGGCAATTTATCAAAGCAACTTTGACACAACTGATTGATCATGGCTGTGATATCGTTCGTCTGGATGCCTTTGCTTATGCTATTAAAAAGTTAGATACAAATGACTTTTTCGTAGAACCTGAGATTTGGGACTTACTAAACGACATCAGAGAGATCACGATGGCAAAAGGGTGTGAGATTTTACCAGAGATTCATGAACACTACAGTATTCAACATAAAATCGCGTCACATGATTTCTATATTTATGATTTTACCTTACCGATGGTCGGCCTTTATACACTCTACTCAGGAAAAACAAATCAATTAGCTAAATGGTTAAAGATGTCACCCATGAAGCAATTTACAACATTAGATACACATGATGGCATTGGTGTCGTTGATGCTGCTGATATTTTAACGCAAGCAGAAACAGATTACACGTCTGAAGAACTGTACAAGGTTGGCGCTAATGTCAAGAAAATTTTCTCATCTGAAGCCTATAATAATCTAGATATTTATCAAATTAATTCAACTTATTATTCAGCTTTGGGCGATAATGATGCCGCCTACTTACTGGCACGTGCCATTCAAGTTTTTGCACCGGGTATCCCGCAAGTCTACTATGTTGGCTTGCTAGCAGGAAAAAATGATCTTGAGCTATTAGAAGCATCAAAAGAAGGGCGTAATATCAATCGACATTATTACGACTTGCCAGAAATTAAGACAGAATTACAACGGCCAGTCGTCCAAAAATTGTTGGCACTCTTAACCTTCCGAAATACTGCAGCAGCCTTTGACCTTGAGGGGAGTATTGAGGTTGAGACACCAAGTGAGCATGAGATTATCATCAGACGATTTGATGCACAAAAAGAAAATTGTGCGGTATTGACGGCGAATGCTAAAACATATGACTTTGAGATTAGGCTTAACGGAGAAAAAGTATCAGGGCTATGA
- the galE gene encoding UDP-glucose 4-epimerase GalE — protein MTVLILGGAGYVGSHATDEFLARGYDVAVVDNLSTGHRAAVADKARFYEGDIRDKNFLADVFTKESDIEGVMHFCAYSLVGESMEKPLMYFENNVGGAMTLLDVMHQFDVKHIVFSSTAATFGIPEVSPITETTPQNPINPYGESKLIMEKMMAWQASATDMTYVALRYFNVAGAKHDGSIGEAHKNETHLIPIILQVALGQREKIMIYGDDYHTEDGTCVRDYIGMTDLIDAHIKALAYLKTGGKSDAFNLGTKTGYSNLQVLETARQVTGHAIPSEIGPRRAGDPDALVADSSKAQQTLDWKPSESLTDIIANAWQWHQNHPHGYAE, from the coding sequence ATGACAGTATTAATTTTAGGCGGAGCGGGTTATGTTGGTAGTCATGCGACAGATGAATTTTTAGCGCGTGGCTATGATGTGGCTGTCGTTGATAACTTATCGACCGGCCATCGTGCCGCAGTTGCTGATAAAGCCCGTTTTTATGAGGGGGATATCCGTGACAAGAATTTCTTAGCTGATGTCTTTACTAAGGAGTCAGATATCGAGGGTGTTATGCATTTTTGCGCCTATTCCTTGGTTGGTGAATCGATGGAAAAACCACTCATGTATTTTGAGAATAATGTGGGTGGTGCGATGACCCTACTTGATGTGATGCATCAGTTTGATGTCAAACATATCGTTTTTTCATCAACAGCAGCTACCTTTGGTATCCCAGAGGTATCACCGATTACTGAGACAACACCACAAAACCCGATCAATCCTTACGGCGAAAGTAAACTGATCATGGAAAAAATGATGGCCTGGCAAGCCTCAGCGACTGATATGACCTATGTTGCCTTACGCTATTTTAATGTGGCAGGTGCCAAACATGATGGCTCAATCGGTGAAGCACATAAAAATGAAACACACTTGATACCCATCATCTTACAAGTTGCCCTTGGTCAACGTGAGAAAATCATGATCTATGGTGATGACTACCACACAGAAGACGGCACTTGTGTTAGGGACTATATCGGTATGACAGACTTGATCGATGCGCATATCAAAGCATTGGCCTATCTAAAAACTGGTGGCAAGTCGGATGCCTTTAATTTAGGAACTAAAACAGGCTACTCAAACTTGCAAGTACTCGAAACTGCAAGACAAGTGACTGGTCATGCTATTCCTTCTGAGATTGGCCCCCGTCGAGCTGGTGATCCAGATGCTTTGGTTGCAGACAGTAGTAAGGCCCAGCAAACGCTTGACTGGAAACCAAGTGAAAGCTTGACTGATATTATCGCCAATGCTTGGCAGTGGCACCAAAATCACCCACATGGCTATGCTGAGTAA
- the purH gene encoding bifunctional phosphoribosylaminoimidazolecarboxamide formyltransferase/IMP cyclohydrolase gives MTRRALISVSDKAGIVAFATTLQELGWEIISTGGTKTALDAAGVSTIAINDVTDFPEMMDGRVKTLHPKIHGGLLARRDLDSHVSAMKAHDILPIDLVVVNLYPFKETIIKPDVTYADAVENIDIGGPSMLRSAAKNHASVTVVVDPADYALVLDEFSEHGDTSYDTRQKLAAKVFRHTAAYDALIAEYFTAQVGVDKPEKLTVTYDLKQAMRYGENPQQDADFYETALPVPYSIAAAKQLNGKELSFNNIRDADAAIRIIRDFTAPTIVALKHMNPCGIGSADTIEKAWDYAYASDPVSIFGGIVVSNREVDVETAKKMHDIFLEIIIAPSYSEEALAVLTTKKKNLRILALDFAQQAASEEPKELTGVLGGLLVQNQDTTVELRDTWEIVTKRQPSEKEVAALEFAWRSVKYVKSNGIIITNDHQTLGVGPGQTNRVASVKIAIEQAADRLEGAALASDAFFPFSDNVEEIAKAGIKAIIQPGGSVRDQDAIDEADKHGIAMVFTGARHFRH, from the coding sequence GTGACTAGACGAGCGTTAATTAGTGTGAGCGATAAAGCAGGTATTGTAGCATTTGCTACGACATTACAAGAATTAGGGTGGGAGATTATTTCTACTGGCGGGACTAAGACAGCTTTAGACGCTGCTGGTGTTTCGACTATTGCCATCAATGATGTGACTGATTTTCCTGAAATGATGGATGGCCGCGTCAAGACCTTGCATCCTAAGATTCATGGTGGTCTCTTAGCACGACGCGATCTTGACAGCCATGTTTCTGCCATGAAAGCGCACGATATCTTACCGATCGATTTAGTTGTGGTTAACCTTTATCCATTTAAAGAAACCATCATAAAACCTGATGTGACTTATGCTGATGCTGTAGAAAATATCGATATTGGTGGACCATCTATGCTGCGTTCTGCTGCCAAAAATCATGCTAGTGTAACTGTAGTCGTAGATCCTGCCGACTATGCTTTAGTACTAGATGAGTTCTCTGAGCATGGCGATACTAGCTATGATACACGTCAAAAACTAGCTGCTAAAGTATTTCGTCATACGGCTGCATATGATGCCTTGATCGCTGAATACTTTACCGCACAAGTTGGTGTTGATAAACCTGAAAAATTAACAGTGACTTATGACCTCAAGCAGGCAATGCGTTATGGGGAGAATCCACAACAAGATGCTGATTTTTATGAAACAGCATTACCAGTCCCTTATTCAATTGCAGCAGCAAAACAATTGAATGGTAAGGAGCTATCCTTTAATAACATTCGAGATGCTGATGCAGCGATTCGCATCATTCGTGATTTTACTGCACCGACTATTGTTGCCTTAAAACATATGAACCCTTGTGGTATTGGCAGTGCTGATACGATTGAGAAAGCATGGGATTATGCCTATGCATCTGATCCTGTTTCAATATTTGGTGGTATTGTCGTGTCAAACCGTGAGGTAGACGTCGAAACTGCTAAAAAAATGCATGATATCTTCCTTGAAATCATTATAGCGCCGAGTTATTCTGAGGAAGCCTTAGCGGTGTTAACGACTAAAAAGAAAAACCTAAGAATTTTAGCACTCGATTTTGCACAACAAGCCGCATCAGAAGAGCCAAAAGAATTGACAGGTGTGCTTGGTGGGTTGCTGGTACAAAATCAAGATACAACTGTTGAGCTACGCGATACATGGGAAATCGTGACTAAACGCCAACCAAGTGAAAAAGAAGTCGCTGCATTAGAATTTGCTTGGCGTTCAGTTAAATATGTCAAGTCAAATGGGATTATCATCACAAATGATCACCAAACGCTAGGCGTAGGTCCTGGACAAACTAATCGCGTTGCATCAGTTAAAATTGCGATTGAGCAAGCTGCAGATCGTCTCGAAGGGGCAGCACTAGCATCAGATGCTTTCTTCCCATTTTCAGATAACGTAGAAGAAATCGCAAAAGCTGGTATCAAAGCGATCATCCAACCTGGTGGCTCAGTTCGTGACCAAGATGCAATTGATGAGGCAGATAAACATGGTATTGCCATGGTCTTCACTGGAGCGCGTCATTTCAGACATTGA
- the dltD gene encoding D-alanyl-lipoteichoic acid biosynthesis protein DltD: MLKRLWFIFGPILISILLLVTFLLFAPDKTNHRLYDEKRAATALTPIVFKNASLKKEALSDTNHRFVPFFGSSEWKRLDEMHPSVLSQAYNRSYTPFLLGLKGAESLTHYFGMQQVKPELENKQAVFVISPQWFIKKGQSPSAFNFYFSSDQGYRFLEGAKNTPADKYAAKRFLKMAPTSSLSKFMAKISEGKQLSQIDKWQIKLQKKLAVHEDNLFAGLQFGNNFQDVVKPRAKLLPQPYNIETLQSHANQLGKLNTSNNQFGILNSFYASQIRDTVSKLQNAQRKFSYVKSPEYNDLQLVLTEFAKQKTDVIFVIPPINGKWQSYTGLSEEMYQTSVDKIRHQLSSQGFNHVADLSKQGNEPYFMQDTIHLGWNGWLAFDHHVDKFLTTKQKTPTYKLNDYFFSPEWANATEVSK, encoded by the coding sequence ATGCTTAAGCGTCTTTGGTTTATTTTTGGCCCCATTCTCATCTCTATTCTGCTACTTGTGACTTTCCTATTATTTGCGCCTGATAAAACAAATCATCGCTTATATGATGAAAAGCGTGCCGCTACTGCGTTAACACCGATTGTGTTCAAGAATGCTTCCCTAAAAAAAGAGGCCCTCTCAGATACAAATCACCGTTTTGTTCCCTTTTTCGGATCAAGCGAGTGGAAACGACTTGACGAGATGCACCCTTCTGTTTTGTCTCAAGCCTATAATAGAAGTTACACACCTTTCTTACTAGGATTAAAAGGTGCCGAATCGCTGACACATTACTTCGGCATGCAACAAGTTAAGCCTGAGCTAGAGAATAAGCAAGCTGTTTTTGTTATTTCTCCCCAATGGTTTATCAAAAAAGGGCAGTCACCAAGTGCCTTCAATTTTTATTTTTCTAGTGACCAAGGTTACCGCTTCTTAGAAGGTGCTAAAAATACACCTGCCGATAAGTATGCGGCTAAACGTTTTTTAAAGATGGCACCTACTAGTTCACTAAGCAAATTTATGGCAAAAATCTCTGAAGGAAAACAGCTCAGCCAAATCGATAAGTGGCAAATTAAGCTCCAAAAGAAACTTGCCGTTCATGAAGATAATCTATTTGCAGGTCTACAGTTTGGTAACAACTTTCAAGATGTCGTTAAACCACGCGCCAAATTACTTCCCCAACCTTACAATATAGAGACACTACAGTCACATGCAAATCAACTTGGTAAATTAAATACAAGTAATAACCAGTTTGGTATTCTAAATAGTTTTTATGCTAGTCAAATTAGGGATACAGTCTCTAAACTTCAGAATGCACAACGAAAATTTTCTTATGTTAAATCACCAGAATATAATGATCTCCAGCTGGTACTAACTGAATTCGCAAAGCAGAAAACTGATGTCATCTTTGTCATTCCACCTATTAACGGAAAATGGCAAAGTTATACTGGACTGAGTGAGGAAATGTATCAAACATCAGTTGATAAAATCCGTCATCAGCTATCTTCGCAAGGCTTTAATCACGTTGCTGATTTATCCAAGCAAGGTAATGAACCCTATTTCATGCAGGATACCATCCACCTTGGCTGGAATGGCTGGTTAGCTTTTGATCATCATGTTGACAAATTTTTAACAACAAAACAAAAAACACCAACTTATAAACTCAATGATTACTTCTTTAGTCCTGAATGGGCAAATGCAACAGAAGTGAGCAAGTAA
- the dltC gene encoding D-alanine--poly(phosphoribitol) ligase subunit DltC, which yields MDIQTTVIQLIDTLFMVDISDMMDEDLFDAGVLDSMGTVELVIELETTFNIKIPVSDMGRDDWNTGNKIVEGVKELQHA from the coding sequence ATGGATATTCAAACAACAGTGATTCAACTTATTGATACGTTATTTATGGTAGATATTTCAGACATGATGGATGAAGATCTTTTTGATGCTGGTGTTTTAGACTCAATGGGAACAGTTGAACTCGTTATTGAGCTAGAAACAACATTTAATATCAAAATTCCAGTTTCAGACATGGGTCGTGATGACTGGAATACTGGTAATAAAATAGTTGAGGGTGTTAAGGAATTACAACATGCTTAA
- the dltB gene encoding D-alanyl-lipoteichoic acid biosynthesis protein DltB, which yields MSSFLQSLPNWQPYGTPHYFSILLLALLPIVIALFLGKRLPIYEELVSIGFISLMFGGTHYKQFFALLGYLIWQSLVVFAYQGYRKKYDHHLVFYLSVLLAALPLIIVKLAPTIFGSNSLLGFLGISYLTFKTVAMVMEMRDGELTEVTLWPFIRFMIFLPTISSGPIDRYRRFQQDYLKVPSRDDYLSMLEKAVWYIMLGALYKFIISHMLVTYVIPPIKLTALADGGLINWHTILYMYAWGFDLFFDFAGYSMFAVGISYVMGIKTPINFNKPFLARDLKDFWNRWHMSLSFWFRDFVFMRLVYTMMKRKVFKNRNTTSSVAYLLNMTLMGFWHGIHWYYIVYGIFHGVGLIINDWWIRKKKTINKKRKQAGQQPLADNKWTHGIGIFITFHVVMLSLLIFSGFLDTLWFHNFIRQPK from the coding sequence ATGAGTTCATTTTTACAGTCACTACCCAATTGGCAGCCATATGGGACACCACATTATTTTTCAATCTTATTATTAGCACTGCTACCAATCGTGATTGCCCTATTTTTAGGCAAAAGACTCCCGATCTATGAGGAGCTTGTCTCTATTGGGTTCATTAGCTTGATGTTTGGCGGCACACATTATAAGCAATTCTTCGCCTTACTCGGCTATCTAATTTGGCAATCATTGGTGGTATTTGCCTACCAGGGGTATCGCAAAAAATATGATCATCATTTGGTGTTCTATCTCAGTGTCTTACTAGCTGCATTACCATTGATCATCGTGAAACTGGCACCCACCATATTCGGTAGTAATTCTTTACTTGGTTTCCTAGGTATTTCGTATCTTACTTTTAAGACTGTTGCTATGGTCATGGAGATGCGAGATGGTGAGTTAACCGAGGTTACTTTGTGGCCATTTATACGATTTATGATTTTCCTCCCTACCATTTCTTCGGGACCTATAGACCGCTATCGTCGGTTCCAACAAGATTATCTTAAGGTACCAAGTCGTGACGACTATCTGAGCATGCTTGAAAAAGCTGTTTGGTATATCATGCTCGGTGCCCTATATAAGTTCATCATATCTCATATGTTAGTCACTTATGTTATTCCACCAATCAAATTAACTGCACTGGCTGATGGTGGTTTAATCAATTGGCACACAATTTTGTATATGTATGCTTGGGGATTTGACCTATTCTTTGACTTTGCTGGTTATTCCATGTTTGCTGTTGGTATCTCTTATGTCATGGGAATCAAAACACCCATCAACTTTAATAAGCCATTCCTTGCAAGAGATTTAAAAGATTTTTGGAACCGTTGGCATATGTCCCTAAGTTTCTGGTTTAGAGACTTTGTCTTTATGAGATTGGTTTATACCATGATGAAGCGTAAAGTTTTTAAAAACAGAAATACCACATCAAGTGTCGCTTATTTACTGAATATGACACTAATGGGCTTCTGGCATGGCATACATTGGTACTACATTGTCTATGGTATTTTCCATGGTGTTGGATTAATCATTAATGATTGGTGGATTCGCAAGAAAAAAACAATCAATAAAAAAAGAAAACAGGCTGGTCAACAGCCCCTTGCCGACAATAAATGGACACATGGGATTGGGATCTTTATCACATTCCATGTTGTCATGCTGAGTTTGTTAATCTTTTCAGGTTTTCTAGACACACTTTGGTTTCATAATTTTATCCGTCAACCCAAGTAG
- the dltA gene encoding D-alanine--poly(phosphoribitol) ligase subunit DltA yields the protein MPVSDFIVTLDTYASTQPQKPVYDMLGKQNTYAQLKQDSDSLAAYIDSLNLPAKSPVMVFGGQDYEMLVAFVALSKSGHAYIPVDVNSTTERITSIVTIAAPSAIIAVQQLPITISDLPVINSEDLADSISQATAYEMTHPVAGDDTYYIIFTSGTTGQPKGVQISHDNLLSFVNWVLTSSEFDLPSGAKILSQAPYSFDLSVMSWAPALAVGGCLYALPKEKTENFKDLFAILPQMPVQVWVSTPSFADMVLLSDDFSSEKMPELTHFYFCGEELTVGTASKLRQRFPNARIINSFGPTESTVAFSAVAISDEMIEKADRLPIGYIKADSPTFIINDAGDILEPDMPGEIIVTGPAVSKGYINNPEKTAQSFFELNGAPAYHTGDLGSLDADGMLHYQGRIDFQIKFNGYRIELEEVAHVLNLSEYVEAAVAVPRYNAQHKVQQLLAFVVAKPGVKAQFDKELALTKAIKAELVDEMMSYMMPSRFMYRESLPITPNGKIDIKALITEVNAR from the coding sequence ATGCCCGTTTCAGACTTTATAGTGACACTTGATACTTATGCAAGCACACAACCCCAAAAACCAGTTTATGATATGTTAGGTAAACAAAATACCTATGCCCAACTCAAACAAGATTCCGATAGTCTTGCTGCTTATATTGATAGCTTAAACTTACCTGCTAAGAGCCCCGTCATGGTATTTGGTGGACAAGACTATGAGATGCTTGTCGCTTTTGTTGCCCTATCAAAATCAGGACACGCCTATATTCCAGTAGATGTGAACTCAACGACTGAACGTATCACGTCAATCGTCACAATCGCAGCACCAAGTGCAATCATTGCTGTACAGCAACTGCCTATCACTATCTCAGACTTACCCGTCATTAATTCAGAAGATTTGGCAGATAGCATCTCACAAGCTACTGCCTATGAGATGACCCATCCTGTAGCGGGTGATGATACCTATTACATCATCTTCACTTCTGGGACAACTGGCCAACCAAAAGGTGTACAGATTTCTCATGATAACCTATTATCATTTGTTAATTGGGTTTTAACATCGAGTGAATTTGATCTGCCATCGGGTGCTAAGATACTATCACAAGCACCTTACTCTTTTGATTTGTCAGTCATGTCTTGGGCACCTGCCTTAGCAGTAGGTGGTTGCTTATATGCACTGCCCAAAGAAAAAACAGAGAATTTCAAAGATTTGTTTGCGATCTTACCTCAAATGCCAGTTCAAGTATGGGTTTCTACCCCTTCTTTTGCTGATATGGTCCTTTTATCAGATGACTTCTCAAGCGAGAAAATGCCAGAGTTAACCCATTTCTATTTTTGTGGTGAAGAGTTAACAGTTGGGACTGCAAGTAAATTACGTCAAAGATTCCCAAATGCTAGGATTATCAATTCATTTGGTCCTACTGAGAGTACTGTCGCTTTTTCAGCAGTTGCAATTTCAGATGAGATGATTGAAAAAGCTGACCGTCTGCCAATTGGGTATATCAAAGCCGATTCACCAACCTTCATTATTAACGATGCGGGGGATATCCTAGAACCTGATATGCCTGGTGAAATTATCGTCACAGGGCCTGCTGTTTCAAAAGGCTACATTAATAACCCGGAAAAGACAGCCCAATCTTTCTTTGAATTAAATGGTGCACCAGCCTATCATACAGGTGATTTAGGGTCTCTAGACGCTGATGGCATGTTGCATTACCAGGGCCGAATCGATTTCCAAATCAAGTTTAATGGTTACCGTATAGAACTTGAAGAAGTCGCACATGTCTTAAACCTATCTGAATATGTAGAGGCTGCTGTTGCTGTCCCACGCTATAATGCGCAACACAAAGTCCAACAATTACTTGCTTTTGTTGTCGCTAAACCAGGTGTCAAAGCCCAATTTGACAAAGAGTTAGCCTTAACCAAAGCGATTAAAGCTGAACTTGTGGATGAGATGATGTCTTATATGATGCCATCAAGATTTATGTATCGGGAGTCGTTGCCAATTACACCAAATGGTAAAATTGATATCAAAGCGCTAATTACTGAGGTGAACGCCCGATGA
- a CDS encoding teichoic acid D-Ala incorporation-associated protein DltX, with translation MIKFILQTILYFFIFLVLLYFFSYTGVGQGNFIYNEF, from the coding sequence ATCATCAAATTTATTTTACAAACTATACTCTACTTCTTTATTTTTTTAGTCCTCCTCTACTTCTTTAGTTACACTGGCGTTGGACAAGGTAATTTTATCTATAATGAATTTTAA
- the rsmG gene encoding 16S rRNA (guanine(527)-N(7))-methyltransferase RsmG, with the protein MTPEVFYSELEKFDIHLTDTQKAQFETYFNFLVTENEKINLTAITEKQDVYLKHFYDSIAPLLYQVIDNTSLKLLDIGAGAGFPSFPMKIIFPELNVTIIDSLNKRIKFLEALSDKLGFDTATVTLLHGRAEDFGQDPIYRGQFDYVTARAVARLNVLSELTLPFLKKNGKLLSLKASQMLDEMTEAKHAIAILGGKLGDPLDYNLPNGDERHLVMIEKKKETPKKFPRKAGTPNKKPL; encoded by the coding sequence ATGACTCCAGAAGTATTTTATAGCGAACTAGAAAAATTTGATATTCATCTAACTGATACGCAAAAAGCACAATTTGAAACTTATTTTAATTTTTTAGTAACTGAAAACGAAAAAATTAATTTGACTGCTATCACTGAAAAACAAGACGTCTATCTTAAGCACTTTTATGATTCAATTGCGCCACTGTTATATCAAGTAATTGATAATACATCACTCAAGTTATTAGACATTGGTGCTGGTGCTGGTTTTCCAAGTTTTCCGATGAAGATCATCTTTCCTGAGTTAAACGTAACCATCATTGACTCTCTAAATAAGCGTATCAAGTTTTTAGAAGCCCTATCTGATAAATTGGGCTTTGATACCGCTACAGTCACCTTACTACATGGGCGAGCTGAGGATTTTGGACAAGATCCTATTTATAGAGGCCAATTTGACTATGTGACTGCTCGCGCAGTAGCACGTTTAAATGTCTTATCAGAATTAACCTTACCTTTTTTGAAAAAGAATGGTAAGCTACTATCACTTAAAGCAAGTCAGATGCTAGATGAGATGACGGAAGCCAAACATGCGATTGCTATTCTAGGTGGTAAATTAGGAGATCCTCTGGATTATAACTTACCAAATGGTGATGAACGACACTTAGTGATGATCGAGAAGAAAAAAGAAACACCCAAGAAATTTCCTCGTAAAGCGGGCACACCGAATAAAAAGCCACTTTAA
- a CDS encoding polyprenyl synthetase family protein, translated as MTFWTTYPQLAKQLDIVHDTMTGAIKVKNPQTQQAILSLLASGGKMLRPAYLLLFSNFTTLDEDKKIALASSIELLHTATLIHDDIIDKAETRRGVPTISHLYGNEVAVYAGDYLFITVFKLMIKHALDMSNLSKRIDAMETVLNGELGQMNLRFNTKQTISDYIENISGKTAELFAQACAASLFADGQMILAKRAYDIGLNIGIAFQIMDDYLDYTAKSQTFGKPVLTDIKQGIYSAPVLFAIAADTKVAELLAQEAYDQIFTIIHETDALDKTYALAKKHTDIALKLIHKLPDNPVKSDIYMITKTLLERQL; from the coding sequence ATGACTTTTTGGACCACATATCCCCAACTTGCTAAACAACTTGATATCGTTCATGACACGATGACTGGTGCGATTAAAGTAAAAAACCCTCAGACCCAGCAAGCGATTTTAAGCTTGCTAGCTTCTGGTGGTAAGATGCTACGCCCAGCCTACCTGTTACTATTTTCTAATTTTACGACATTAGATGAAGACAAAAAAATAGCCTTAGCAAGTTCGATAGAACTTCTCCATACCGCAACGCTTATCCATGATGATATTATAGATAAAGCTGAAACAAGACGTGGTGTCCCAACGATTTCTCACCTTTATGGTAATGAAGTTGCGGTCTATGCAGGCGATTATCTATTTATAACTGTCTTTAAGTTAATGATTAAACACGCCTTAGATATGTCAAATCTATCAAAGCGAATTGATGCCATGGAAACTGTACTTAATGGTGAACTTGGACAGATGAACTTGCGTTTCAATACTAAGCAAACGATTTCGGATTACATAGAAAATATTTCTGGAAAAACAGCCGAATTATTCGCACAAGCTTGTGCTGCCTCTCTTTTTGCGGATGGGCAAATGATACTTGCTAAGCGTGCCTACGATATTGGGCTTAATATCGGAATTGCCTTCCAAATCATGGATGATTACCTGGACTATACAGCAAAAAGTCAAACCTTTGGCAAACCTGTACTGACAGATATCAAACAAGGGATTTATTCTGCACCTGTTTTATTTGCAATAGCTGCCGATACTAAGGTAGCTGAATTATTAGCACAAGAAGCTTATGATCAAATTTTCACTATTATCCATGAGACCGATGCCTTAGATAAGACTTATGCACTAGCTAAAAAGCATACTGATATCGCACTGAAACTGATTCATAAACTACCAGATAACCCTGTAAAATCGGATATCTATATGATCACGAAAACCCTACTAGAAAGACAATTATGA